The DNA window ATTTTTCGCCTTTGCGGACGGCGCCGTTCGCCTTTTGGGCCTGCTTGAAGGTGATCCAGTAATCGGAGCCATAGCCTTTGGCCCAGGCCATCGACGCCAGCAGGAAGACGTTGATGCCGCGGTAGCGTTTGCCGCTGTCGAGGTTTTTGGGCCAGCCCTGGCCGCCGCCGCGTTGGATCGGGTTTCGCCAGGGGACCGTCCCGGCGTCGAGCAGTTCGAGGATGCGGTCGGTCACCTCCTGGTAAAGATCGCGTGTCTTGCCCTTTGCCATTACGCGTTACGTCGGGCTGTACGGATGGGTCGTATGTGCATGATCGCCTCCTTCTTTGATTGCGTTGCTTTGTCATTGCCACAGATATGCGTCATGGGTCAATCCTTTCGTAAGCCAGGGCGAACTGCGGCTGCTGGATCGTCGCGTTCGCGACCGGCGGTTCGGCTTTCCTGATGGCGGCGCGAACGGCATTGAGGGCTCGCTTGGTGTCCTGATCGGCCGGGTTGCTGACGAAGAAGATCGCCAGTTCGTCCCGAGCGATGATCAGCGCCGCTAGCAATTGCGGGGCGGCAGCGATGAGTTGGGCGTTGGCGAGATCCCGGTCCTGCAGATCAAAAGGCAGTTCGGCCACGACGGTGAAGTGGCGAGGTTCACAGGTGGTCACCTGGTACGTTTCGCCGCCGTTGATCGCTTCGACCCTCCAGGGGCCTGGCGTGTGACGCGTTTCGATGGACATGGTGTTCTCCTTTTCGCGGTTGACGATGAACCGCGCCCGCTGCGGATCTGGCTCGCCGGCGCCAGGGTTGCGCAGCGACTCGCCTTGCCCTTGCGGCGGCGAACAGGCCGTGGCAGCGTTCAAGATCCGTCAACGCGAAAGGAGAACGTCTCATCCCAGTGCGTCCGCTCGCCTTGGAAGGGCGAATCATCGTGACGTCGTAAACACGACGAATCGTAAAGTCGCCAGTTCAATTCGGTGGAACCAAGAAACGGACTTGACCGGCGTCATCGGCTCGAAACAATTCCGACGAGTCGATCCACGATTACTTCGCAGTACGGAGTTCCGGCATGAAGGACGAACGTTTTCAAGGCGGCAAGCTGGTCGAGAAATTCAGCCGATCGCATAGCCCGCCGGCGCCGGAAGCGGCGAAGAAACCGCCGTCGCTGCAGGAGAAGATCAACGCCGCCCGGCGAGAGCTCGACAGCCTGCAGCCGACGCTCGACATGACAAGGACCGGCACGTCGAATCGCCCTAACCCGGCGCGAAACTGGCGGATCGCCAGTCAGATCAAACAATGGGAAAACCAAAAGGCAATGAGGGCGGAGTTCAACCGCCTCGGCGAAAAGAAGGTCACGCTCAAGGACCGGATTGCAGAAGCGAAGCAGGAACTGGCGACCTTCCCGTCACGCTCCGATCGGTCGGCCGCCGCCCTGAGCCCCGTCGAACAACGCCGCGAGAGCACGCTGCAAACGCGGGTCGAAGAGTGGTCCCAGCAACTGGAGATCGGCAAGGCGATGCAGCTGACGGCCAGCTTCAATCGCCCGATCTGTGCCCAGTCGGCCGAGATGGATTTCGAGCGGATGCGCTAACCGAAATTTGCGCGACGGCCTTGCCTCGTGCTATCGTGAAGGAATGTTTATGACCGAGAAACAAACAGAGGCCCGTCTAACCTCCCTCGTCCGCGATCTGCCGCTGCCAGACGGCTCCACCCGTCCTGTACGGCTGCTGCAGTTCCAATGGGCCAGCTACGACTACGCCATCGCCCACCTCGGCTTCACCCCGCTCGACTTCACCGCCTGGGCCAAAGACGAAGAACAGTACTTCGGCGTGAACTTCGACGAAGCCATCCAAGTCGGCGTCGACTACGTGCTGCAGAAGTGGCGAGAGCATCTGGATGAGCTGGAGAAGTTGGCCGCTGGCGGTTTGACGCCTGAGCAGGAGCAAGCGTTGATTGAGAGTTTCGATCGTTTGCGGGCGGAGATGCGAGCGCGGAGCGGAAAAGACTCGAATGGGGTTCGAGGAACGGATCGATAGCGAATTGGCGGTCCGATTTTGCCTGGATACATTCGGTCGATGTGACTGGAGCAGGTTCTGAACTAGCCAGCCGGCTCCAGTTGGGCGTCTATTTCCGGACTGGGTAAAAAGTTTCGTTTCCGTGTCATAATTTGGCCCTCTCGGATAAGTAACTAGAGAAGCCGCATTTCAATGGAACAAAAAATGGACGAGACCACACGACAAGCGACGCGACTGTGGACGCTGGCTCAACCGGCTGTCTCGGCCTTCGTGACATCGGTGGTCCGTGATTTCGGAGATCGGGACGATGTTCTTCAGGATACGGCGGTGGCGGTTATTGAGTCCTTCGACTCGTATGACCCTCAGCGCCCGTTTGTGGCCTGGGCGATAGGCATCGCCCGAAATCAGGTGGGGCTTTATCTGCGTCGACGACGGCGCGACCGACTGGTCTTCGACGAGGAAACAGTCGCGTGCCTGGCGATTGCCTTTGCGGAAGTTACGCCGCAGCAGTCCCGTCAATTGGATTCTCTGAAAGTGTGCTTGTCTTCCCTGGAAGGTCGGGCGCGAAGTCTCTTGCAATTACGTTATGAGGAGGATTGCAAGCCTGCTGCGATTGCCGAGCGCGTGGGGATGAAGCCGAATGCGGTGGCCAAGGCGCTGCAGCGTCTGCGCGATCAATTGCGGGCCTGCATCGAGCGGAGATCCGCCGAGGCGGCAACCGTATGAGTATCGACGCCCCCCAGCTGATTCACGGATATCTAGACGACTCGCTCTCGGAAGAAGAGCAACAATTGCTGAGCGAATGGATCAAGTCCGATGCCCAACATGCCCAGGCATTTGCGGCGGCCGTTCTGCTGCACGATAGGCTTCGCGATGAATGCACCATGCTGGCCCAGGGGGAAGAGCAGGCACAGCCCTTGGCTGCGTCGCCCCCCCGGCGCTGGTTACGCTCGTTCGTTGCCGTTGCGACAATCGCCTGCTGCGTTTTGATTGCCGCCGTGTTTCTATGGCACGGCGTATCGAGCACCCCGACTGCGGCGGCGGTTGAGCTTGACCGGATCATCGCCGTCAATTCGTCTCCAACCGATCGCACGTTCTCCATCTCTCTGGAAGAAACGTCCTTTCCCGAGGAGCGACGCAAGGCGGTACAAACGGAGCGCCACCGACCGCCGAAGCCTTCTATTGACGGTGCTTTGTTGCACGTCCGCGGCCCGAACCAATTCGTCCTCCAACGAAAGGTTCCGGAAGGTCAGCTCTTCGTCACGGGAAGTAATGGAAGAGTCAGCTGGGCGGTCCGCCCTGACGGGCCTGTCCGGTTCAGTTCCGATCTCACGCGGTTCAACCATGATGTGCCCGGACACGAGCAGGCGATGCCGCTCAACAATCTGCATGACGGCCTGGAGCAGTTGCACGCGGCGTATGTCGTGCAAGTCCTGCCGGTGGAAAGTCTCGAGGACGACACGGCCGTCGCTGCGGAGCCCAGCCGGTTGTTGGTGGCGGTCAAGAAGCCAGGTTTTCGCGGCCCCCGTCGCGTGGAGATCACCTACGCGGCCGCCAGCGGCCAGATCCGCCAGATCCGCTTCGTCGACATGCCGTATGGCCCGGAACGCCTGACGCTCAGCATGACGCTGGTCGATGAACGGCCCCTGGGAGCCGCGTACTTTGATCACGAGTCCCATCACGATCCCCTGCGGGTCGTAGAATTTGAGGAGTAATCGATGAAACGCTCTCTGATTTTTGCTGTCAGCGTTGTCGCCCTGTTGGGAGCAAGCCTGTTAGCCTGGGCGCAGCACCCGGACGATCGGCCACAGCCGGAAGGAAGCAGGATTCGCAAACCGCAGCTGGCCGACACGGTCAAAGCCAACATGTACGCCGACAACTGGTTCGTGCTCTACATCAATGGCGAACTGGCGGCGGTCGACTCGATCAGGTTCATGCCGCACAACGTCGTGTCTGTCGACATCCTCCCGGCGTATCCCATGACGATTGCCGTCATGGCGAAGGACAATGCTGACGCCAGGACGGGTATGGAATACGCGAACACCAGTGTTGGCGACGCGGGGTTCATCCTGAAGTTTGGCGACGGTACGGTCACTTCCGCTGACTGGAAAGCCAAGAAGTTCTCTTGGGGCCCGATTGACGGCGATACCAGGCGCCCGCGAGTCGAAAACATCCCGCTCCCGGAAAACTGGTACGCGGTCGACTTCGACGACAGTGCCTGGGGCCAGGCGAAGGAATACACCCAGGAGCAGGTCGGCCCCAAGCAGCCTTTCTTTGAGCATGATTTCCAAGGGGCGAAGTTCATTTGGACCGACGACATCGAGCTTGATAACACGGTCCTGTTTCGCCATGTCGTGAAATCACCGCCCGACGGCAAGCCGAGAATCGACTTTTCCAACCTTAACAATGTCGTTCCCGCGGCTCCCCCCAGGCCGGGACCGGGAGGAAAACGACCCCAGCAATGACGCTCCCCGACCAGCCGATCCTGAACGCGACCCAAGGGGCCAGAAGAATGACCATAGAAAGCAAACCGATGATCCACGAAAAATTTCTAGCCGTCCTGGCGACCGCGGCATTCGTACTCTGCACATCGCCGGCCCTGGCCCACCCAGGCGGACACGATCACGACGAACCCCATCATCCCCAAGCATCCCGCACCTGGACGTTGGCAACAGAAGGCGCCCATCTGCACGGCGCGTTCGTCGCCGCGAAGGACGGCAAAGTGCAGATTCGCCGCGACGATGGCGCACTTGCCACGCTGGCGATGGATCGACTCGTCCCGTCCGACCAGAAATGGATTACCGAGCGCTTGGAGGAAATCAAACGCTTGAACACTCAGCAAGGGAGTCAACTCGTGGCCCAGAAGCAACCCCATCCGCCAGCCGGAAAGGGAACCACAAAGGAACAACCTGCGCCGATGATGCTCAAATATTTCAAGCCGTTTGAAAAAACCCTGCAGCTCCGCTGGGATGAGAAATACTTTTACGTGGGGTCCAATGGCCTGCCGGCCCATCCCATGATGGTCGGAATTCGGTCCTGGCAGCAGCAAGTGCCGATCCCGCAAAAGTATTTCGGCGACAACGCGTGGCGAATCCCTTTGCACCCGACGCCGGCCAGGGAGCCGATGTCCGCCAAAAACAACTTCCTGCGCGGAGCCATCGCCCTGGCCGTCAATGGCGTCCCCATCTTCAACCCTCTGAACAATCGCGGCGATGATGCCTACCTGTTCGGGGAGCTGGACCAGTACGGCGGTCACTGTGGCCGCGCGGACGATTATCACTATCACCTCGCGCCCGTTCATCTCGAAAAAACCACCGGCAAGGATCAGCCGATCGCCTATGCGCTCGATGGCTATCCGATCTTTGGCTACCAGGACGAGCAAGCTCCCGATTTTGCGCCGCTGGACTGGCTCAACGGCCACAAGGACAAGGCGGGCAACTACCATTACCACGCGACCAAAACGTACCCCTATCTGAACGGCGGCTTCTATGGCGAAGTCACCGAGCGTGACGGGCAGGTCGATCCCCAGCCGCGAGCGGAACCTCTGCGACCGGACTTGCCGCCGCTACGCGATGCGAAAATCATCCGCTTTGAGCAAACTGAGCCCAGCAGCTATCGCCTGACTTATGAGGTGCGCGGCAAAGCAGGCACGGTCAGCTATACGCTCGCAGCGGATGGGACAGCCAGGTTTGTCTTTGTCGATCCCAGTGGAAAGACGGTCAACGAAACCTATTCTCCCAGGCAACCTGGTCCGGGGAAAGACGACCGGCCGCGTCCCGGCGACCGCCCCGAGCGACGTCCACCCCCGCGACGTGAGCCCGCCGCGCAGTCGCCTCGTGGTGCAGCGGCCAACAGGGAAAGCGATCTCCCCCGACTGCCCGTAACCAGTGCTTCGGTCACCCCGCAGGGACGCCTGAGCATTGACTGCACCTGCGACGGCGCCGGTCAATCGCCAGCCATCGCCTGGAAAGACGCGCCCGCGGGGACAAAGTCATTTGCGGTCAGCATCTGGCATACGGCCCCCGATCAGGAAAAATCGTATTGGGTGGTCGTCAACATTCCAGCCGATGTCTCGCAACTGGTGCAGAACAGCAAGGGAGTCGGACAGATTGGACTCAATGATAAACGCCGCGCCGAGTACGACCCCATGTGCTCGAAGGGCCCGGGGGTGAAGATCTATCACGTCACGGTTTTCGCCTTATCAGCAGAACCGAAACTTGCCGCCGGCAAAGCCACCCGAGCCCAACTCCTCGAAGCGATCCAAGACATCACGCTCGCCGCCGGGACGTTGGACTTTCAATACGAGCGAAAGTAAGTAGGCTCCTATTGCAGTCAGACCCATCCGTATCGTCATTCTCGCTGTCTCGCAAACCAGCCTCGGTCCGAGACACCGATGCAGATTCCATTTGTTTCGGGGCGCAGGCTTGCAAGCATTGCTGAAGTGCGCTACCCCTAACCGGATGGCAAGCGACAAAACGATAGGTGAAATTGCGGAACTGCGGTCGACGATTGCCGCACTGACGAAGCAGATGGCGGTCATGGTGCAGGCCATCGACGAATTGCGGGACGAGGTTGTGTTTCTGAATCGCAACGGTCTG is part of the Lignipirellula cremea genome and encodes:
- a CDS encoding YHYH protein — its product is MTIESKPMIHEKFLAVLATAAFVLCTSPALAHPGGHDHDEPHHPQASRTWTLATEGAHLHGAFVAAKDGKVQIRRDDGALATLAMDRLVPSDQKWITERLEEIKRLNTQQGSQLVAQKQPHPPAGKGTTKEQPAPMMLKYFKPFEKTLQLRWDEKYFYVGSNGLPAHPMMVGIRSWQQQVPIPQKYFGDNAWRIPLHPTPAREPMSAKNNFLRGAIALAVNGVPIFNPLNNRGDDAYLFGELDQYGGHCGRADDYHYHLAPVHLEKTTGKDQPIAYALDGYPIFGYQDEQAPDFAPLDWLNGHKDKAGNYHYHATKTYPYLNGGFYGEVTERDGQVDPQPRAEPLRPDLPPLRDAKIIRFEQTEPSSYRLTYEVRGKAGTVSYTLAADGTARFVFVDPSGKTVNETYSPRQPGPGKDDRPRPGDRPERRPPPRREPAAQSPRGAAANRESDLPRLPVTSASVTPQGRLSIDCTCDGAGQSPAIAWKDAPAGTKSFAVSIWHTAPDQEKSYWVVVNIPADVSQLVQNSKGVGQIGLNDKRRAEYDPMCSKGPGVKIYHVTVFALSAEPKLAAGKATRAQLLEAIQDITLAAGTLDFQYERK
- a CDS encoding sigma-70 family RNA polymerase sigma factor, producing the protein MDETTRQATRLWTLAQPAVSAFVTSVVRDFGDRDDVLQDTAVAVIESFDSYDPQRPFVAWAIGIARNQVGLYLRRRRRDRLVFDEETVACLAIAFAEVTPQQSRQLDSLKVCLSSLEGRARSLLQLRYEEDCKPAAIAERVGMKPNAVAKALQRLRDQLRACIERRSAEAATV